In a single window of the Cervus elaphus chromosome 1, mCerEla1.1, whole genome shotgun sequence genome:
- the LOC122700430 gene encoding olfactory receptor 1013-like — protein sequence MENNHTVTEFILVGFTTDPKMQRVLFVVFLGIYSMTLVGNTTLVVLVCNDSRLHTPMYFFIGNLSFLDLWYSSVYTPKILVTCISEDKSISFTGCVVQFFFSAGLAYSECYLLAAMAYDRYAAISSPLLYAQVMSRRLCICLVIYSYTGGFVNAIILTSNTFTLNFCGGNIIDDFFCDVPPLVKLACDVKETYQDVLYFLLASNVITRTVLILASYAFIIAAILRIRSTQGRLKAFSTCSSHLISVTLYYGSILYIYSRPSSSYSLERDKMVSTFYTLVFPMLNPMIYSLRNKDVKDALKKLFRFT from the coding sequence ATGGAGAACAATCACACGGTGACTGAGTTCATCCTTGTGGGATTCACAACAGACCCCAAGATGCAGCGGGTCCTGTTTGTGGTGTTCCTTGGCATCTACTCCATGACCCTGGTAGGAAATACCACCCTCGTAGTGCTGGTCTGTAATGACTCCCGACTGCACACGCCCATGTATTTTTTCATTGGGAATCTGTCTTTCCTGGATCTCTGGTACTCCTCTGTGTACACCCCAAAGATCCTAGTGACCTGCATCTCTGAAGACAAaagcatctccttcactggctgtGTGGTCCAGTTCTTCTTCTCTGCAGGGCTGGCCTACAGTGAGTGCTACCTGCTGGCTGCCATGGCTTATGACCGCTACGCGGCCATTTCCAGTCCGCTGCTCTATGCTCAGGTCATGTCGAGGAGACTCTGTATCTGTTTGGTTATATATTCCTATACTGGGGGTTTTGTCAATGCAATAATACTCACCAGCAACACATTCACATTGAATTTCTGTGGTGGTAATATTATTGATGACTTTTTCTGTGATGTTCCACCTCTCGTGAAATTGGCTTGTGATGTGAAGGAGACATACCAGGACGTGTTGTACTTCCTCCTGGCCTCCAACGTCATCACCCGCACTGTGCTCATCCTAGCTTCCTACGCCTTCATCATTGCTGCCATCTTGCGAATTCGCTCCACCCAGGGCCGCCTCAAAGctttctccacctgctcctcccacctgaTCTCTGTCACCTTGTACTATGGctccattctctacatctactCCCGTCCAAGTTCCAGCTATTCCCTTGAGAGGGACAAGATGGTGTCTACATTTTACACCTTGGTGTTCCCCATGTTGAACCCCAtgatctacagcctgaggaataaAGATGTTAAAGATGCTCTGAAAAAACTCTTCAGGTTCACATAA
- the LOC122703060 gene encoding olfactory receptor 1013-like: MDEKNFTIVKEFILLGFTTDPWLQRVLFYIFLIIYIISLLGNITLISLICSDSRLHVPMYFFIGSLSFLDLWYASVYAPQILMTCISDDKRISFAGCLAQFFFAAGMDYTECDLLAAMAHDRYVAVSSPLLYSQAVSPRSCASLVAASYFGGFVNSTIVTSETFTLNFRGDNVTDDFFCDLPPLVKLACDVKESYHAVLYFLLVSNVITPTVFTLASYLFIIAAILKIRSTQGRVKAFSTCGSHLTAVTLCYGSVLFIYSWPSKSYALERDKVMSVFYTVVIPLLNPLIYSLRNKDVKDALRKMIEKAV; this comes from the coding sequence ATGGATGAGAAAAATTTTACCATAGTGAAGGAGTTCATACTTTTAGGATTTACGACAGACCCGTGGTTACAGAGAGTTCTCTTTTACATCTTCCTGATCATTTATATCATCAGTCTTTTAGGGAACATCACCCTGATCTCTCTGATCTGTTCTGATTCTCGGCTCCATGTACCCATGTATTTCTTCATTGGAAGTCTGTCATTCCTGGATCTCTGGTATGCTTCTGTCTATGCCCCCCAAATCCTGATGACCTGCATCTCTGATGACAAACGCATCTCCTTTGCTGGCTGCCTAGCTCAATTCTTCTTTGCTGCTGGAATGGACTACACTGAATGTGACCTGTTGGCTGCCATGGCtcatgaccgctatgtggccgtCTCCAGCCCCTTGCTTTATTCCCAGGCCGTGTCTCCAAGGTCATGTGCCAGTCTTGTTGCAGCATCATATTTTGGTGGCTTTGTGAACTCAACCATCGTCACAAGTGAAACATTTACCTTGAACTTCCGTGGGGACAATGTCACTGATGATTTCTTTTGTGATCTGCCTCCCCTTGTCAAATTGGCCTGTGATGTGAAGGAAAGCTACCACGCTGTGCTCTATTTCTTGCTTGTCTCTAATGTCATCACTCCCACTGTGTTTACCCTTGCCTCCTATCTCTTCATCATCGCTGCCATCTTGAAGATCCGCTCCACCCAAGGCCGCGTgaaggccttctccacctgcgGCTCTCACCTGACAGCTGTCACCTTGTGCTATGGGTCAGTTCTCTTCATTTACTCCTGGCCAAGTAAGAGCTATGCCCTGGAGAGGGATAAAGTGATGTCTGTGTTCTACACAGTGGTGATTCCCTTGTTGAATCCCTTGATCTATAGCTTAAGAAATAAAGATGTTAAAGATGCCTTGAGGAAAATGATAGAGAAAGCAGTTTAA